A single region of the Vanacampus margaritifer isolate UIUO_Vmar chromosome 13, RoL_Vmar_1.0, whole genome shotgun sequence genome encodes:
- the ephb3b gene encoding ephrin type-B receptor 3b isoform X4: MTMDYVLLLCSFLLPTATAVEETLMDTKWATTELAWTSHPETGWEEVSGYDDAMNPIRTYQVCNVRELNQNNWLRSDFIPRKDVLRVYVEMKFTVRDCNSIPNIPGSCKETFNLFYYESDSDSATATSPFWMENPYVKVDTIAPDTSFSKLDSGLVNTKVRSFGPLSKAGFYLAFQDLGACMSLISVRVFYKKCSTTIANFAVFPETATGAEATSLVIAPGTCVPNALEVSVPLKLYCNGDGEWMVPVGACTCSAGFEPAMKDTQCQACSPGTFKYKQGEGFCLPCPANSRASAGAASVCSCRNGYYRSDTDTPDSSCTTVPSSPRNVISSVNETSLVLEWSEPRDLGGRDDTFYNVICKKCLPERGMCSRCDDNVDISPRHLGLTQRRVAVRNLQAHTQYSFEIQAVNGVSNKSPYTPQFSAVNITTNQAAPSAVPTVHLMAATASTMSLSWLPPEKPNGIILDYEIKYHEKVSRNDQGEAIAHTMTAQRSNARVEGLKAGTPYVVQVRARTVAGYGRYSSPADFSTNLQTDPPKLWQEQLPLIVGSATAVFVFIIAVVVIAIVCLRKQRNGSESEYTEKLQQYKSPIVTPGMKVYIDPFTYEDPNEAVREFAKEIDVSCVKIEEVIGAGNPPKLLSYRGKTASHLQAIPLEDFTPSGEFGEVCRGRLKLPGRREIIVAIKTLKVGYTDRQRRDFLSEASIMGQFDHPNIIRLEGVVTKSRPVMIVTEFMENGALDSFLRLNDGQFTVIQLVGMLRGIAAGMKYLSDMNYVHRDLAARNILVNSNLVCKVSDFGLSRFLEDDPTDPTYTSSLYFMLTYSFAYPQGGKIPIRWTAPEAIAYRKFTSASDVWSYGIVMWEVMSYGERPYWDMSNQDVINAVEQDYRLPPPMDCPTALHQLMLDCWLKERNLRPKFTQIVATLDKLIRNAASLKVVTNSTQSTGVSQPLLDRCVPDYTTFTTVGDWLDAIKMGRYHDNFINAGFASFDLVAQMTAEDLLRIGVTLAGHQKKILGSIQDMRLQMNQTLPVQV, encoded by the exons AGACACTGATGGACACCAAGTGGGCCACTACAGAATTAGCATGGACTTCGCACCCTGAGACTGGG TGGGAAGAAGTGAGTGGCTATGATGATGCCATGAATCCCATCCGGACGTACCAAGTATGTAATGTAAGAGAACTCAACCAGAATAACTGGCTACGCAGTGACTTTATCCCAAGGAAGGATGTGCTGCGCGTATATGTGGAGATGAAATTCACAGTGCGCGACTGCAACAGCATCCCAAACATCCCGGGCTCCTGCAAAGAGACCTTCAACCTCTTCTATTATGAGTCTGACTCGGACTCAGCCACGGCAACCAGTCCGTTCTGGATGGAGAACCCATATGTGAAAGTGGACACCATTGCCCCAGATACAAGCTTTTCCAAGCTCGATTCCGGACTGGTTAACACTAAAGTCAGAAGTTTTGGGCCCTTGTCCAAAGCTGGGTTCTACTTGGCCTTCCAGGACCTTGGGGCTTGCATGTCACTCATCTCTGTGAGGGTTTTTTATAAGAAATGCTCCACCACCATTGCAAACTTTGCAGTTTTCCCCGAAACAGCAACTGGAGCTGAGGCAACTTCTTTGGTGATTGCACCTGGAACTTGTGTCCCCAATGCCTTGGAGGTGTCAGTGCCACTAAAGCTGTACTGCAATGGAGATGGAGAATGGATGGTTCCCGTGGGTGCCTGCACCTGCTCGGCTGGTTTTGAACCGGCTATGAAGGATACACAATGCCAAG CTTGTAGCCCTGGCACCTTCAAGTACAAGCAAGGGGAAGGCTTCTGCTTGCCTTGTCCCGCAAACAGCCGTGCCAGTGCCGGAGCGGCAAGCGTTTGCTCCTGTCGGAACGGTTATTACCGCTCGGACACGGACACACCCGACTCCTCATGCACAA CTGTTCCCTCCTCCCCACGCAATGTCATCTCCAGTGTGAATGAAACCTCGCTGGTCCTGGAATGGAGTGAACCGCGGGATCTGGGCGGCCGCGATGACACCTTTTACAACGTCATCTGTAAGAAGTGCCTGCCTGAACGGGGAATGTGCTCCCGCTGCGATGACAATGTGGATATCTCACCACGCCACCTGGGTTTGACCCAGCGCAGAGTGGCGGTGCGCAACCTGCAAGCCCATACACAGTACAGCTTTGAGATCCAAGCTGTCAATGGCGTTTCCAACAAAAGTCCGTACACACCTCAGTTTTCTGCTGTCAACATCACCACTAATCAGGCCG CTCCGTCTGCAGTACCCACAGTTCACCTGATGGCAGCCACAGCGAGTACCATGAGCCTTTCCTGGTTGCCTCCAGAAAAACCCAACGGAATCATTTTGGATTATGAGATTAAGTACCATGAGAAGGTAAGCAGAAAT GATCAGGGTGAAGCCATTGCTCATACAATGACGGCTCAACGGAGCAATGCCCGCGTCGAAGGTCTCAAGGCTGGTACACCTTATGTGGTGCAGGTCCGTGCACGAACAGTGGCTGGATATGGCCGTTATAGCAGCCCAGCTGACTTCAGTACCAACCTGCAAA CTGACCCaccaaaactgtggcaggagcAACTACCCCTCATCGTAGGATCAGCCACTGCAGTCTTCGTCTTCATCATTGCCGTCGTGGTCATCGCCATTGTCTGCCTCAG AAAGCAAAGGAATGGTTCAGAGTCAGAATACACTGAGAAACTACAGCAATACA AATCCCCTATAGTCACTCCGGGAATGAAGGTCTACATTGACCCGTTCACCTACGAGGACCCCAACGAAGCCGTGAGGGAGTTTGCCAAAGAGATTGATGTCTCCTGCGTGAAGATCGAGGAGGTCATCGGCGCAGGTAACCCACCAAAGCTCCTGAGCTACAGGGGGAAGACTGCTAGTCACCTCCAGGCCATACCGTTAGAGGACTTCACACCAAGCG GAGAGTTTGGTGAGGTGTGCCGCGGTCGCCTCAAGCTGCCCGGCCGCCGTGAGATCATTGTTGCTATCAAGACTCTCAAAGTGGGCTACACTGACCGACAGAGGAGAGACTTCCTCTCAGAGGCGTCCATCATGGGCCAGTTTGACCACCCCAATATCATCCGCTTGGAAGGGGTGGTCACCAAGAGTCGACCAGTGATGATCGTGACCGAATTCATGGAAAATGGAGCACTAGATTCATTCCTAAGG CTCAATGATGGGCAGTTCACAGTGATTCAGCTCGTTGGCATGCTGCGTGGCATCGCAGCAGGAATGAAGTACCTGTCAGATATGAATTACGTGCACAGAGACTTGGCTGCCCGTAACATCCTGGTCAACAGTAACCTGGTGTGCAAGGTGTCTGACTTCGGCCTATCTCGTTTCCTTGAGGATGACCCTACAGACCCTACCTACACAAGCTCACTG TATTTCATGCTCACCTACTCATTCGCATATCCACAGGGAGGGAAGATCCCTATTCGATGGACGGCACCCGAGGCAATTGCCTACAGGAAGTTCACCTCAGCGAGTGATGTGTGGAGCTACGGCATTGTCATGTGGGAGGTGATGTCATATGGAGAGCGGCCGTATTGGGACATGAGCAATCAAGAT GTGATAAATGCAGTGGAGCAGGACTATCGACTGCCTCCACCGATGGACTGCCCCACAGCACTCCATCAACTCATGTTAGACTGCTGGCTGAAAGAGCGCAACCTACGGCCAAAATTCACCCAGATTGTTGCCACCCTGGATAAACTAATCCGCAACGCCGCAAGCCTCAAAGTGGTCACTAACAGCACACAGTCTACCGG GGTATCCCAACCCTTGCTTGATCGCTGCGTGCCAGACTATACAACTTTCACCACTGTGGGAGACTGGCTGGACGCCATCAAGATGGGCCGCTACCATGACAATTTCATCAATGCCGGATTTGCTTCCTTTGACCTGGTTGCCCAGATGACAGCAGA GGACTTGCTGCGGATAGGGGTTACATTGGCTGGCCACCAGAAGAAGATACTAGGTAGCATTCAGGACATGAGATTACAGATGAACCAAACACTTCCTGTCCAGGTGTGA
- the ephb3b gene encoding ephrin type-B receptor 3b isoform X5, translated as MTMDYVLLLCSFLLPTATAVEETLMDTKWATTELAWTSHPETGWEEVSGYDDAMNPIRTYQVCNVRELNQNNWLRSDFIPRKDVLRVYVEMKFTVRDCNSIPNIPGSCKETFNLFYYESDSDSATATSPFWMENPYVKVDTIAPDTSFSKLDSGLVNTKVRSFGPLSKAGFYLAFQDLGACMSLISVRVFYKKCSTTIANFAVFPETATGAEATSLVIAPGTCVPNALEVSVPLKLYCNGDGEWMVPVGACTCSAGFEPAMKDTQCQACSPGTFKYKQGEGFCLPCPANSRASAGAASVCSCRNGYYRSDTDTPDSSCTTVPSSPRNVISSVNETSLVLEWSEPRDLGGRDDTFYNVICKKCLPERGMCSRCDDNVDISPRHLGLTQRRVAVRNLQAHTQYSFEIQAVNGVSNKSPYTPQFSAVNITTNQAAPSAVPTVHLMAATASTMSLSWLPPEKPNGIILDYEIKYHEKDQGEAIAHTMTAQRSNARVEGLKAGTPYVVQVRARTVAGYGRYSSPADFSTNLQTDPPKLWQEQLPLIVGSATAVFVFIIAVVVIAIVCLRKQRNGSESEYTEKLQQYKSPIVTPGMKVYIDPFTYEDPNEAVREFAKEIDVSCVKIEEVIGAGNPPKLLSYRGKTASHLQAIPLEDFTPSGEFGEVCRGRLKLPGRREIIVAIKTLKVGYTDRQRRDFLSEASIMGQFDHPNIIRLEGVVTKSRPVMIVTEFMENGALDSFLRLNDGQFTVIQLVGMLRGIAAGMKYLSDMNYVHRDLAARNILVNSNLVCKVSDFGLSRFLEDDPTDPTYTSSLYFMLTYSFAYPQGGKIPIRWTAPEAIAYRKFTSASDVWSYGIVMWEVMSYGERPYWDMSNQDVINAVEQDYRLPPPMDCPTALHQLMLDCWLKERNLRPKFTQIVATLDKLIRNAASLKVVTNSTQSTGVSQPLLDRCVPDYTTFTTVGDWLDAIKMGRYHDNFINAGFASFDLVAQMTAEDLLRIGVTLAGHQKKILGSIQDMRLQMNQTLPVQV; from the exons AGACACTGATGGACACCAAGTGGGCCACTACAGAATTAGCATGGACTTCGCACCCTGAGACTGGG TGGGAAGAAGTGAGTGGCTATGATGATGCCATGAATCCCATCCGGACGTACCAAGTATGTAATGTAAGAGAACTCAACCAGAATAACTGGCTACGCAGTGACTTTATCCCAAGGAAGGATGTGCTGCGCGTATATGTGGAGATGAAATTCACAGTGCGCGACTGCAACAGCATCCCAAACATCCCGGGCTCCTGCAAAGAGACCTTCAACCTCTTCTATTATGAGTCTGACTCGGACTCAGCCACGGCAACCAGTCCGTTCTGGATGGAGAACCCATATGTGAAAGTGGACACCATTGCCCCAGATACAAGCTTTTCCAAGCTCGATTCCGGACTGGTTAACACTAAAGTCAGAAGTTTTGGGCCCTTGTCCAAAGCTGGGTTCTACTTGGCCTTCCAGGACCTTGGGGCTTGCATGTCACTCATCTCTGTGAGGGTTTTTTATAAGAAATGCTCCACCACCATTGCAAACTTTGCAGTTTTCCCCGAAACAGCAACTGGAGCTGAGGCAACTTCTTTGGTGATTGCACCTGGAACTTGTGTCCCCAATGCCTTGGAGGTGTCAGTGCCACTAAAGCTGTACTGCAATGGAGATGGAGAATGGATGGTTCCCGTGGGTGCCTGCACCTGCTCGGCTGGTTTTGAACCGGCTATGAAGGATACACAATGCCAAG CTTGTAGCCCTGGCACCTTCAAGTACAAGCAAGGGGAAGGCTTCTGCTTGCCTTGTCCCGCAAACAGCCGTGCCAGTGCCGGAGCGGCAAGCGTTTGCTCCTGTCGGAACGGTTATTACCGCTCGGACACGGACACACCCGACTCCTCATGCACAA CTGTTCCCTCCTCCCCACGCAATGTCATCTCCAGTGTGAATGAAACCTCGCTGGTCCTGGAATGGAGTGAACCGCGGGATCTGGGCGGCCGCGATGACACCTTTTACAACGTCATCTGTAAGAAGTGCCTGCCTGAACGGGGAATGTGCTCCCGCTGCGATGACAATGTGGATATCTCACCACGCCACCTGGGTTTGACCCAGCGCAGAGTGGCGGTGCGCAACCTGCAAGCCCATACACAGTACAGCTTTGAGATCCAAGCTGTCAATGGCGTTTCCAACAAAAGTCCGTACACACCTCAGTTTTCTGCTGTCAACATCACCACTAATCAGGCCG CTCCGTCTGCAGTACCCACAGTTCACCTGATGGCAGCCACAGCGAGTACCATGAGCCTTTCCTGGTTGCCTCCAGAAAAACCCAACGGAATCATTTTGGATTATGAGATTAAGTACCATGAGAAG GATCAGGGTGAAGCCATTGCTCATACAATGACGGCTCAACGGAGCAATGCCCGCGTCGAAGGTCTCAAGGCTGGTACACCTTATGTGGTGCAGGTCCGTGCACGAACAGTGGCTGGATATGGCCGTTATAGCAGCCCAGCTGACTTCAGTACCAACCTGCAAA CTGACCCaccaaaactgtggcaggagcAACTACCCCTCATCGTAGGATCAGCCACTGCAGTCTTCGTCTTCATCATTGCCGTCGTGGTCATCGCCATTGTCTGCCTCAG AAAGCAAAGGAATGGTTCAGAGTCAGAATACACTGAGAAACTACAGCAATACA AATCCCCTATAGTCACTCCGGGAATGAAGGTCTACATTGACCCGTTCACCTACGAGGACCCCAACGAAGCCGTGAGGGAGTTTGCCAAAGAGATTGATGTCTCCTGCGTGAAGATCGAGGAGGTCATCGGCGCAGGTAACCCACCAAAGCTCCTGAGCTACAGGGGGAAGACTGCTAGTCACCTCCAGGCCATACCGTTAGAGGACTTCACACCAAGCG GAGAGTTTGGTGAGGTGTGCCGCGGTCGCCTCAAGCTGCCCGGCCGCCGTGAGATCATTGTTGCTATCAAGACTCTCAAAGTGGGCTACACTGACCGACAGAGGAGAGACTTCCTCTCAGAGGCGTCCATCATGGGCCAGTTTGACCACCCCAATATCATCCGCTTGGAAGGGGTGGTCACCAAGAGTCGACCAGTGATGATCGTGACCGAATTCATGGAAAATGGAGCACTAGATTCATTCCTAAGG CTCAATGATGGGCAGTTCACAGTGATTCAGCTCGTTGGCATGCTGCGTGGCATCGCAGCAGGAATGAAGTACCTGTCAGATATGAATTACGTGCACAGAGACTTGGCTGCCCGTAACATCCTGGTCAACAGTAACCTGGTGTGCAAGGTGTCTGACTTCGGCCTATCTCGTTTCCTTGAGGATGACCCTACAGACCCTACCTACACAAGCTCACTG TATTTCATGCTCACCTACTCATTCGCATATCCACAGGGAGGGAAGATCCCTATTCGATGGACGGCACCCGAGGCAATTGCCTACAGGAAGTTCACCTCAGCGAGTGATGTGTGGAGCTACGGCATTGTCATGTGGGAGGTGATGTCATATGGAGAGCGGCCGTATTGGGACATGAGCAATCAAGAT GTGATAAATGCAGTGGAGCAGGACTATCGACTGCCTCCACCGATGGACTGCCCCACAGCACTCCATCAACTCATGTTAGACTGCTGGCTGAAAGAGCGCAACCTACGGCCAAAATTCACCCAGATTGTTGCCACCCTGGATAAACTAATCCGCAACGCCGCAAGCCTCAAAGTGGTCACTAACAGCACACAGTCTACCGG GGTATCCCAACCCTTGCTTGATCGCTGCGTGCCAGACTATACAACTTTCACCACTGTGGGAGACTGGCTGGACGCCATCAAGATGGGCCGCTACCATGACAATTTCATCAATGCCGGATTTGCTTCCTTTGACCTGGTTGCCCAGATGACAGCAGA GGACTTGCTGCGGATAGGGGTTACATTGGCTGGCCACCAGAAGAAGATACTAGGTAGCATTCAGGACATGAGATTACAGATGAACCAAACACTTCCTGTCCAGGTGTGA
- the ephb3b gene encoding ephrin type-B receptor 3b isoform X7 encodes MTMDYVLLLCSFLLPTATAVEETLMDTKWATTELAWTSHPETGWEEVSGYDDAMNPIRTYQVCNVRELNQNNWLRSDFIPRKDVLRVYVEMKFTVRDCNSIPNIPGSCKETFNLFYYESDSDSATATSPFWMENPYVKVDTIAPDTSFSKLDSGLVNTKVRSFGPLSKAGFYLAFQDLGACMSLISVRVFYKKCSTTIANFAVFPETATGAEATSLVIAPGTCVPNALEVSVPLKLYCNGDGEWMVPVGACTCSAGFEPAMKDTQCQACSPGTFKYKQGEGFCLPCPANSRASAGAASVCSCRNGYYRSDTDTPDSSCTTVPSSPRNVISSVNETSLVLEWSEPRDLGGRDDTFYNVICKKCLPERGMCSRCDDNVDISPRHLGLTQRRVAVRNLQAHTQYSFEIQAVNGVSNKSPYTPQFSAVNITTNQAAPSAVPTVHLMAATASTMSLSWLPPEKPNGIILDYEIKYHEKDQGEAIAHTMTAQRSNARVEGLKAGTPYVVQVRARTVAGYGRYSSPADFSTNLQTDPPKLWQEQLPLIVGSATAVFVFIIAVVVIAIVCLRKQRNGSESEYTEKLQQYKSPIVTPGMKVYIDPFTYEDPNEAVREFAKEIDVSCVKIEEVIGAGNPPKLLSYRGKTASHLQAIPLEDFTPSGEFGEVCRGRLKLPGRREIIVAIKTLKVGYTDRQRRDFLSEASIMGQFDHPNIIRLEGVVTKSRPVMIVTEFMENGALDSFLRLNDGQFTVIQLVGMLRGIAAGMKYLSDMNYVHRDLAARNILVNSNLVCKVSDFGLSRFLEDDPTDPTYTSSLGGKIPIRWTAPEAIAYRKFTSASDVWSYGIVMWEVMSYGERPYWDMSNQDVINAVEQDYRLPPPMDCPTALHQLMLDCWLKERNLRPKFTQIVATLDKLIRNAASLKVVTNSTQSTGVSQPLLDRCVPDYTTFTTVGDWLDAIKMGRYHDNFINAGFASFDLVAQMTAEDLLRIGVTLAGHQKKILGSIQDMRLQMNQTLPVQV; translated from the exons AGACACTGATGGACACCAAGTGGGCCACTACAGAATTAGCATGGACTTCGCACCCTGAGACTGGG TGGGAAGAAGTGAGTGGCTATGATGATGCCATGAATCCCATCCGGACGTACCAAGTATGTAATGTAAGAGAACTCAACCAGAATAACTGGCTACGCAGTGACTTTATCCCAAGGAAGGATGTGCTGCGCGTATATGTGGAGATGAAATTCACAGTGCGCGACTGCAACAGCATCCCAAACATCCCGGGCTCCTGCAAAGAGACCTTCAACCTCTTCTATTATGAGTCTGACTCGGACTCAGCCACGGCAACCAGTCCGTTCTGGATGGAGAACCCATATGTGAAAGTGGACACCATTGCCCCAGATACAAGCTTTTCCAAGCTCGATTCCGGACTGGTTAACACTAAAGTCAGAAGTTTTGGGCCCTTGTCCAAAGCTGGGTTCTACTTGGCCTTCCAGGACCTTGGGGCTTGCATGTCACTCATCTCTGTGAGGGTTTTTTATAAGAAATGCTCCACCACCATTGCAAACTTTGCAGTTTTCCCCGAAACAGCAACTGGAGCTGAGGCAACTTCTTTGGTGATTGCACCTGGAACTTGTGTCCCCAATGCCTTGGAGGTGTCAGTGCCACTAAAGCTGTACTGCAATGGAGATGGAGAATGGATGGTTCCCGTGGGTGCCTGCACCTGCTCGGCTGGTTTTGAACCGGCTATGAAGGATACACAATGCCAAG CTTGTAGCCCTGGCACCTTCAAGTACAAGCAAGGGGAAGGCTTCTGCTTGCCTTGTCCCGCAAACAGCCGTGCCAGTGCCGGAGCGGCAAGCGTTTGCTCCTGTCGGAACGGTTATTACCGCTCGGACACGGACACACCCGACTCCTCATGCACAA CTGTTCCCTCCTCCCCACGCAATGTCATCTCCAGTGTGAATGAAACCTCGCTGGTCCTGGAATGGAGTGAACCGCGGGATCTGGGCGGCCGCGATGACACCTTTTACAACGTCATCTGTAAGAAGTGCCTGCCTGAACGGGGAATGTGCTCCCGCTGCGATGACAATGTGGATATCTCACCACGCCACCTGGGTTTGACCCAGCGCAGAGTGGCGGTGCGCAACCTGCAAGCCCATACACAGTACAGCTTTGAGATCCAAGCTGTCAATGGCGTTTCCAACAAAAGTCCGTACACACCTCAGTTTTCTGCTGTCAACATCACCACTAATCAGGCCG CTCCGTCTGCAGTACCCACAGTTCACCTGATGGCAGCCACAGCGAGTACCATGAGCCTTTCCTGGTTGCCTCCAGAAAAACCCAACGGAATCATTTTGGATTATGAGATTAAGTACCATGAGAAG GATCAGGGTGAAGCCATTGCTCATACAATGACGGCTCAACGGAGCAATGCCCGCGTCGAAGGTCTCAAGGCTGGTACACCTTATGTGGTGCAGGTCCGTGCACGAACAGTGGCTGGATATGGCCGTTATAGCAGCCCAGCTGACTTCAGTACCAACCTGCAAA CTGACCCaccaaaactgtggcaggagcAACTACCCCTCATCGTAGGATCAGCCACTGCAGTCTTCGTCTTCATCATTGCCGTCGTGGTCATCGCCATTGTCTGCCTCAG AAAGCAAAGGAATGGTTCAGAGTCAGAATACACTGAGAAACTACAGCAATACA AATCCCCTATAGTCACTCCGGGAATGAAGGTCTACATTGACCCGTTCACCTACGAGGACCCCAACGAAGCCGTGAGGGAGTTTGCCAAAGAGATTGATGTCTCCTGCGTGAAGATCGAGGAGGTCATCGGCGCAGGTAACCCACCAAAGCTCCTGAGCTACAGGGGGAAGACTGCTAGTCACCTCCAGGCCATACCGTTAGAGGACTTCACACCAAGCG GAGAGTTTGGTGAGGTGTGCCGCGGTCGCCTCAAGCTGCCCGGCCGCCGTGAGATCATTGTTGCTATCAAGACTCTCAAAGTGGGCTACACTGACCGACAGAGGAGAGACTTCCTCTCAGAGGCGTCCATCATGGGCCAGTTTGACCACCCCAATATCATCCGCTTGGAAGGGGTGGTCACCAAGAGTCGACCAGTGATGATCGTGACCGAATTCATGGAAAATGGAGCACTAGATTCATTCCTAAGG CTCAATGATGGGCAGTTCACAGTGATTCAGCTCGTTGGCATGCTGCGTGGCATCGCAGCAGGAATGAAGTACCTGTCAGATATGAATTACGTGCACAGAGACTTGGCTGCCCGTAACATCCTGGTCAACAGTAACCTGGTGTGCAAGGTGTCTGACTTCGGCCTATCTCGTTTCCTTGAGGATGACCCTACAGACCCTACCTACACAAGCTCACTG GGAGGGAAGATCCCTATTCGATGGACGGCACCCGAGGCAATTGCCTACAGGAAGTTCACCTCAGCGAGTGATGTGTGGAGCTACGGCATTGTCATGTGGGAGGTGATGTCATATGGAGAGCGGCCGTATTGGGACATGAGCAATCAAGAT GTGATAAATGCAGTGGAGCAGGACTATCGACTGCCTCCACCGATGGACTGCCCCACAGCACTCCATCAACTCATGTTAGACTGCTGGCTGAAAGAGCGCAACCTACGGCCAAAATTCACCCAGATTGTTGCCACCCTGGATAAACTAATCCGCAACGCCGCAAGCCTCAAAGTGGTCACTAACAGCACACAGTCTACCGG GGTATCCCAACCCTTGCTTGATCGCTGCGTGCCAGACTATACAACTTTCACCACTGTGGGAGACTGGCTGGACGCCATCAAGATGGGCCGCTACCATGACAATTTCATCAATGCCGGATTTGCTTCCTTTGACCTGGTTGCCCAGATGACAGCAGA GGACTTGCTGCGGATAGGGGTTACATTGGCTGGCCACCAGAAGAAGATACTAGGTAGCATTCAGGACATGAGATTACAGATGAACCAAACACTTCCTGTCCAGGTGTGA